A single genomic interval of Rhodothermia bacterium harbors:
- a CDS encoding dihydrofolate reductase, whose protein sequence is MKKRPELVLIAAVADNLAIGRDLDLPWHIPADLRRFKQMTSGHPLLMGRLTFDSLVHQFGKPLGNRRHLVVSHLPELPYDFEDVHVFPSTEAAISACQEHDIVFVSGGSSIYTALLTQCDRLEITHVHQSPTANVFFPEYRHLIGTMFVLEAEEKHDGFTFATYRKKHHELVNEELEETSLVKNK, encoded by the coding sequence ATGAAGAAACGCCCAGAATTGGTATTAATTGCCGCCGTAGCAGACAATCTGGCCATTGGCCGAGACTTGGATTTGCCTTGGCATATTCCGGCAGACTTGCGGCGTTTTAAACAAATGACCTCTGGACACCCGCTTTTGATGGGACGCCTCACCTTCGATTCGTTGGTACATCAGTTTGGCAAGCCCTTGGGCAATCGGCGACATCTTGTTGTTTCCCACCTACCCGAACTGCCCTACGATTTCGAGGATGTACACGTCTTCCCAAGCACGGAAGCCGCAATTTCAGCTTGTCAAGAACACGACATCGTATTTGTCTCCGGCGGAAGCAGCATTTATACAGCATTGCTCACCCAATGCGACCGTCTGGAGATTACGCATGTCCATCAATCCCCTACCGCAAATGTGTTTTTTCCAGAATACCGGCATCTAATCGGAACAATGTTTGTATTAGAGGCAGAAGAAAAGCACGATGGATTTACTTTTGCAACGTATCGAAAAAAGCACCACGAGCTTGTAAACGAAGAACTTGAAGAGACCTCTCTGGTCAAAAATAAATAA